Proteins encoded in a region of the Watersipora subatra chromosome 5, tzWatSuba1.1, whole genome shotgun sequence genome:
- the LOC137396251 gene encoding phosphoserine aminotransferase-like: MREEVFHYRLANPTHREIMSHTNHGRKLNFAPGPSALPLEVLQKAQSEMLNYNGTGVGVMEMSHRSAEFGEIVNRAISNLIDLMSIPPNYKVLFMQGGGTGQFAAVAMNLMRLKPGHTADYFVTGTWSQKAAKEAEKYGKVNYVLPHSKRFQGVPHSNTWNLDDQASYIYFCSNETIHGVEFHDIPRTNSDIPIVADMSSNILTREIDVSKYGLIYFGAQKNVGPAGVTIVIIREDLIGRAMPSTPAVLDYKTIASNNSLFNTPPCYSIYMCGLVFEWLASHGGVAAMGEKSDLKSSLLYEIVDSSRDFYHCTIDKAHRSRVNVTFRIGGANGDEALEKKFLEEAANLHMIQLKGHRSIGGIRASLYNAVPVEHTLKLADFMRDFQRRFGATEC; encoded by the exons ATGAGAGAGGAAGTATTTCACTATCGCTTAgcaaatcctacacacagagaaaTCATGTCTCACACCAATCATGGAAGAAAGCTTAACTTTGCTCCTGGCCCAAGCGCCCTGCCATTAGAG GTTCTGCAAAAAGCTCAATCTGAAATGCTCAACTATAATGGAACAGGAGTAGGTGTTATGG AGATGAGTCATAGATCTGCAGAATTTGGAGAAATCGTAAACCGAGCCATATCCAATCTCATAGACCTGAT GAGCATACCTCCAAACTACAAGGTGCTATTTATGCAAGGAGGTGGTACTGGACAGTTTGCTGCCGTCGCCATGAACTTGATGAGGTTGAAGCCAGGGCATACGGCTGACTATTTTGTCACTGGTACTTGGTCTCAGAAAGCTGCCAAAGAGGcagaaaaatatggaaaagTCAACTATGTGCTACCCCACAGTAAGAGGTTTCAAG GGGTTCCTCACAGCAATACATGGAATCTAGATGATCAGGCTTCATACATCTACTTTTGTTCAAATGAGACAATACACGGAGTGGAGTTTCATGACATTCCAAGAACAAACAGTGATATACCCATTGTGGCTGACATGTCCTCAAATATCCTAACTAGAGAGATCGATGTTTCAAAG TACGGACTCATATACTTTGGTGCACAGAAGAATGTTGGTCCAGCAGGTGTGACAATTGTAATCATCAGGGAAGACCTCATAGGTCGGGCTATGCCCAGTACACCCGCAGTCCTCGACTACAAAACAATTGCGTCAAATAACTCGCTATTCAACACACCTCCCTGTTACAG CATCTACATGTGTGGACTTGTATTCGAGTGGTTGGCCTCACACGGCGGGGTTGCTGCCATGGGAGAGAAATCAGATCTCAAATCCTCACTACTGTATGAGATTGTTGACAGCTCGAGAGATTTCTACCA TTGCACGATCGACAAAGCTCACAGAAGCAGGGTTAATGTGACGTTCAGGATCGGAGGTGCAAATGGCGATGAGGCGCTTGAAAAGAAGTTTCTAGAAGAAGCTGCAAACCTGCACATGATTCAGTTGAAAGGACACAG gtCGATTGGGGGAATTCGTGCCTCGCTATACAATGCCGTGCCTGTAGAACACACTCTCAAGTTAGCAGACTTCATGAGGGATTTTCAGCGAAGATTCGGTGCAACCGAATGTTAA